One genomic segment of Hordeum vulgare subsp. vulgare chromosome 2H, MorexV3_pseudomolecules_assembly, whole genome shotgun sequence includes these proteins:
- the LOC123424711 gene encoding F-box/FBD/LRR-repeat protein At5g53840-like, translating into MAAAADAARLSALPDNLLQHILSFAPAKEAATSAVLSRRWRPLWRRTGVLNLDSRHYSAQDRYGCFDVFFRDAMAALAAYRRRRGTTTLKRLTLFLTEGAYRPLKRWYSDPEPKEEVRVAAGILADPAAAGLEGLRIAAKEQNQCDEMYSPPLGSLPFAATLRVLELEHCNLKAPPPSARLAFPCLTDLTLRHCFALEGNLQALVDDAPSLTSLALVNLRQMSPEPPGSKKKAIYMHEAFSLRLRLRSPTVTALVLETPYLAWGELDDPANTGIELDMPSLRSFRYSGYPIKLSLASPAPALARVDLDATRRDPRVHQYEPTSRMLTSFSSTRALKLRLDHIEGILAGGAILPTFPNLKLLQVHGKCKDSDSSTAVTVARLLASCPAMSELRLRLEMAYDYWYDAKEHDGGPFGESMDRFERLACMSSAHRNAVQLDGVSGLLTNSKFSCLETTLRKVTLQFKAKEVNCFQVRLAKFLVENAMVLQEMHLDDGSQFWSDHLRHKVAGWRADAFQARNLPDAAGFRVYQLANPVIDPKPKELSGYH; encoded by the coding sequence atggccgccgccgccgacgccgcccGTCTCTCCGCCCTCCCCGACAATCTTCTTCAGCACATCCTGTCCttcgcgccggccaaggaggccgcGACCAGCGCCGTCCTCTCGCGCCGATGGCGTCCGCTGTGGCGCCGCACGGGCGTCCTCAACCTGGACAGCAGACACTACTCCGCCCAAGATCGCTACGGCTGCTTCGACGTCTTCTTCCGCGACGCCATGGCCGCCCTCGCCGCCTACCGCCGCCGTCGCGGGACGACGACCCTCAAGAGGCTCACGCTCTTCCTGACGGAAGGCGCCTACCGTCCCCTCAAGAGATGGTACAGCGACCCCGAACCAAAAGAAGAAGTCCGGGTCGCCGCCGGCATCCTCGCCGACCCCGCGGCGGCCGGGCTGGAAGGGCTCCGCATCGCCGCCAAGGAGCAAAACCAGTGCGACGAGATGTACAGCCCGCCGCTGGGCTCCCTGCCGTTCGCCGCCACGCTCCGGGTGCTGGAGCTCGAGCACTGCAACCTCAaggcgccgccgccgtcggcgcGCCTGGCCTTCCCGTGCCTCACGGACCTCACGCTGCGCCACTGCTTCGCCTTGGAGGGGAATCTCCAGGCCCTGGTCGACGACGCGCCGTCGCTGACCAGCCTCGCGCTGGTGAACCTTCGTCAGATGTCGCCGGAGCCACCTGGCTCCAAGAAGAAGGCGATTTACATGCATGAAGCTTTCAGCCTGCGCCTGCGCCTCCGCTCTCCGACGGTCACCGCCCTGGTGCTCGAGACACCTTATCTCGCCTGGGGCGAGCTCGACGATCCCGCCAACACGGGTATCGAGCTCGACATGCCAAGCCTGCGCTCCTTCCGCTACAGTGGGTACCCTATCAAGCTCTCGCTCGCATCGCCCGCGCCGGCGCTGGCACGCGTCGACCTCGACGCCACCCGCCGCGATCCCCGCGTCCACCAGTACGAGCCCACGTCGCGCATGCTCACCAGCTTCTCCAGCACGAGGGCGCTCAAGCTGCGCCTGGACCACATCGAAGGCATCCTGGCCGGTGGGGCCATCCTGCCCACGTTCCCAAACCTCAAGCTCCTCCAAGTGCACGGCAAATGCAAGGACAGTGACAGTAGCACAGCGGTGACCGTGGCGAGGCTGCTCGCCTCCTGCCCGGCCATGTCCGAGCTGAGGCTCAGGCTGGAGATGGCGTATGACTACTGGTATGACGCCAAGGAACACGACGGAGGCCCCTTCGGCGAATCCATGGACCGGTTCGAGAGGCTAGCGTGCATGTCCTCGGCGCATCGCAACGCGGTGCAGCTCGATGGCGTCTCAGGGCTCCTGACAAACAGCAAGTTCAGCTGCCTGGAGACGACCCTGCGGAAGGTAACGCTGCAGTTCAAAGCCAAGGAGGTCAACTGCTTCCAGGTGCGGCTGGCCAAGTTCCTCGTGGAGAATGCCATGGTGCTCCAGGAGATGCACCTCGACGATGGCAGCCAGTTTTGGTCGGACCACCTCCGCCACAAGGTGGCGGGATGGAGAGCCGATGCGTTCCAGGCCAGGAACCTGCCGGACGCTGCCGGGTTTCGGGTGTACCAGCTAGCTAACCCTGTGATAGACCCTAAGCCTAAGGAACTGTCAGGCTACCATTAG
- the LOC123424712 gene encoding alpha-galactosidase 3-like — MGAPLCRLPLLLLLLLLLLSPQGTRWPSVATAAARRIAPLPTAALRRLYETSNYGMLQLNNGLALAPQMGWNSWNFFACNITETLIRETADALVSTGLADLGYNYVNIDDCWSYVKRGNKDQLLPDPKTFPSGIKSLADYVHGKGLKLGIYSDAGVFTCQVRPGSLHHENDDAALFASWGVDYLKYDNCYNLGIPPKERYPPMRDALNSTGRQIFYSLCEWGQDDPALWAGKVGNSWRTTDDIQDTWKSMTDIADKNNKWASYAGPGGWNDPDMLEVGNGGMTFAEYRAHFSIWALMKAPLLIGCDVRNMTSQTIEILSNKEVIQVNQDPLGVQGRRILGQGKGGCREVWAGPLSGNRLAVALWNRCSETVNITMTLPAVGLDGSSAYSVRDLWKHETLSANVVGTFGAQVDMHDCKMYIFTPAVGFSTSR; from the exons ATGGGGGCGCCGCTCTGCCGCCTCccgctcctcctgctcctcctcctcctgctcctctcgCCGCAGGGGACGAGGTGGCCGTCGGTggccacggcggcggcgaggcgcaTCGCGCCGCTCCCCACCGCCGCGCTGCGCCGCCTCTACGAGACCTCCAACTACGGCATGCTGCAGCTCAACAACGGCCTCGCCCTCGCGCCCCAGATGGG GTGGAACAGCTGGAATTTCTTCGCCTGCAACATCACCGAGACGCTCATCCGCGAGACAG CTGATGCATTGGTCTCTACGGGGTTGGCTGATTTGGGATACAACTACGTAAACATCG ATGACTGTTGGTCATATGTGAAACGAGGAAATAAG GATCAATTGCTACCTGATCCaaagactttcccttctggaatcaAATCACTTGCGGATTATGTGCACGGAAAAGGTCTAAAACTTGGCATCTACTCTGACGCTGG GGTATTTACTTGTCAAGTTCGACCAGGATCGCTCCATCACGAAAATGACGATGCTGCCCTTTTTGCTTCATGG GGTGTTGACTATCTAAAGTACGACAACTGTTACAATCTGGGAATACCGCCAAAGGAAAG ATATCCTCCAATGCGTGATGCTCTAAATTCAACTGGGCGCCAGATATTCTACTCCCTATGTGAATG GGGCCAGGATGATCCAGCTTTATGGGCCGGAAAAGTTGGAAACAGTTGGCGTACAACAGATGACATACAGGATACATGGAAAAG CATGACTGACATTGCTGATAAGAACAACAAGTGGGCATCATATGCTGGACCCGGTGGATGGAATG ACCCAGACATGCTGGAAGTTGGAAATGGTGGCATGACCTTTGCAGAGTACCGTGCACATTTCAGCATCTGGGCACTCATGAAG GCACCTCTCTTAATTGGTTGTGATGTCAGAAATATGACTTCACAAACAATTGAAATATTGAGCAACAAAGAAGTAATTCAAGTAAACCAAG ATCCTCTcggagtccaaggaagaagaattTTGGGTCAAGGAAAAGGTGGATGCCGTGAG GTGTGGGCTGGCCCCCTCTCTGGCAACCGTTTGGCCGTTGCTTTATGGAATCGTTGTTCAGAGACTGTTAATATCACGATGACATTGCCTGCTGTAGGCCTTGATGGTTCGTCTGCCTATTCTGTTAGAGATCTGTGGAAG CATGAGACTCTATCGGCGAACGTGGTAGGAACTTTTGGAGCCCAAGTCGATATGCACGACTGCAAGATGTACATTTTCACACCCGCTGTCGGTTTTTCTACAAGTCGGTGA